A section of the Ciceribacter thiooxidans genome encodes:
- a CDS encoding cobalt-precorrin-6A reductase translates to MAAPADRRETILILGGTAEAAAIARRLVDAGADVVTSLAGRTSNPAPLPGRIRTGGFGGAEGLARYIVENRIARVIDATHPFANRISQNARLACAAAGISLERPERPAWEKQPGDNWIEVKSLGDAAAALPAGARVFLALGRQHLAVFESRPDCHFVVRMVDPPEKPLGLAGYDLILGKPSVNPEEEADLFRAHRVTHLVCRNSGGDAGYGKIAAARKMGLPVVMIRRAT, encoded by the coding sequence TTGGCCGCGCCGGCTGACAGACGGGAGACGATCCTGATCCTCGGCGGGACTGCGGAAGCCGCAGCGATCGCGCGCCGGCTGGTCGATGCCGGCGCCGATGTCGTCACCTCGCTCGCCGGGCGCACGAGCAACCCCGCGCCGCTCCCCGGCCGCATCCGGACCGGCGGTTTCGGCGGAGCGGAAGGTCTCGCCCGCTACATCGTCGAGAACAGGATCGCAAGGGTGATCGACGCAACCCATCCCTTCGCAAACCGGATCTCGCAGAATGCCAGGCTCGCCTGCGCGGCGGCGGGGATATCTCTGGAGCGGCCCGAACGGCCCGCCTGGGAAAAGCAGCCCGGCGACAACTGGATCGAAGTGAAGAGCCTCGGCGACGCGGCAGCCGCCCTGCCCGCCGGTGCCCGCGTCTTTCTGGCGCTCGGCCGGCAGCATCTTGCCGTTTTCGAATCGCGGCCGGATTGCCATTTCGTCGTTCGCATGGTCGATCCGCCGGAGAAACCGCTCGGCCTCGCCGGCTACGACCTAATTTTGGGAAAGCCCTCGGTCAATCCGGAGGAGGAAGCGGACCTTTTCCGCGCGCACCGGGTCACCCACCTCGTCTGCCGCAACTCGGGCGGCGACGCGGGCTACGGCAAGATCGCCGCGGCAAGGAAGATGGGATTGCCGGTGGTAATGATCCGTCGGGCGACCTGA
- a CDS encoding nucleoside hydrolase, protein MQKVIFDTDPGVDDAMALLFLHHHPDVDLLGVTTVFGNARIETTTRNALFLKREWKIDAPVARGAGETFIPHRISHEPPTFIHGDDGLGNIGVPDVVDVPLDPRPAHRFIVETIRENPGEVTIVAVGRMTNLANALKEDPEIVELVKEIVVMGGAFEVNGNVTPAAEANIHGDPEAADIVFTAEWPVVIVGLDVTLQTVMTRKALADIRDAAGTRAKLLFDLSQFYIKFYEGRVPDGMVVHDSCACAYVVAPDLFETRAGTVRVVCGGIADGMTIQKPDGRTFGPSDWDGLPSQRICTGIDAPAVLQLIHDTIVSVKED, encoded by the coding sequence ATGCAAAAGGTCATCTTCGATACGGATCCGGGCGTCGACGACGCCATGGCACTGCTCTTTCTCCATCATCATCCGGATGTCGATCTGCTCGGCGTCACCACGGTCTTCGGCAATGCCCGGATCGAGACGACCACGCGTAACGCGCTCTTCCTGAAGCGCGAGTGGAAGATCGATGCGCCGGTGGCGAGAGGCGCCGGCGAGACCTTCATACCCCACCGCATCAGCCACGAGCCGCCGACCTTCATCCACGGCGACGACGGTCTCGGCAATATCGGTGTGCCGGACGTCGTCGACGTACCGCTCGACCCGCGTCCGGCCCATCGCTTCATCGTCGAGACCATACGCGAGAATCCGGGCGAGGTAACGATCGTCGCCGTCGGGCGCATGACCAATCTCGCCAATGCGCTCAAGGAAGATCCGGAGATCGTCGAGCTCGTGAAGGAAATCGTCGTCATGGGCGGTGCCTTCGAGGTCAACGGGAACGTAACGCCGGCGGCCGAGGCCAATATCCACGGCGATCCGGAAGCGGCCGACATCGTCTTCACGGCCGAATGGCCGGTGGTAATCGTCGGGCTCGACGTCACGCTCCAGACCGTCATGACACGGAAGGCGCTCGCCGACATCCGCGACGCCGCCGGTACCCGCGCGAAACTCCTCTTCGACCTCTCGCAGTTCTACATCAAGTTCTACGAGGGGCGTGTGCCGGACGGCATGGTGGTGCATGACAGCTGCGCCTGCGCCTATGTCGTCGCGCCGGATCTCTTCGAAACCCGCGCCGGCACGGTCCGCGTCGTCTGCGGCGGCATCGCCGACGGTATGACGATCCAGAAGCCGGACGGCCGCACCTTCGGTCCGAGCGACTGGGACGGACTTCCTTCGCAGCGTATCTGCACCGGCATCGACGCGCCGGCCGTGCTGCAGCTGATCCATGACACCATCGTGTCGGTGAAGGAAGACTGA
- a CDS encoding cobalt-precorrin-5B (C(1))-methyltransferase, whose product MDETTEATKTIAGTAGESREKPKGPLRPGWTTGACATAATKAALTALITGEFPDPVSIRLPRSEEPAFALAFESLGEGYATAGIVKDAGDDPDVTHGATVIATVRPLPPGSGIRFAAGDGVGTVTKPGLPLGVGEPAINPVPRQMMTREVETLCAEYGLPADVEITVSIPGGEEIAKQTWNPRLGILGGLSVLGTTGIVHPFSCAAWIHSIHRGIDVARAEGITHVLGATGSTSEKTAQDLYGLPEGALLDMGDFAGGLLKYLRVHPVPRLTIAGGFAKMAKLAQGALDLHSSRSQVDNSYFLSLACTENLSQSVRKKIEDSNTALEVREILRNEGIDIATVVAADARKAALDVLRGAPVEVDIVVTDREGNILGRAG is encoded by the coding sequence ATGGACGAGACGACCGAAGCAACGAAGACGATCGCGGGAACCGCCGGCGAAAGCCGGGAGAAGCCCAAGGGACCGCTGCGCCCCGGCTGGACGACCGGCGCCTGCGCGACCGCCGCCACGAAGGCGGCGCTCACCGCGCTCATCACCGGCGAGTTCCCGGACCCCGTCAGCATTCGCCTGCCGCGCAGCGAGGAGCCGGCCTTCGCGCTCGCCTTCGAAAGTCTCGGAGAAGGTTATGCTACGGCCGGCATCGTCAAGGATGCCGGCGACGATCCCGATGTCACCCATGGCGCCACCGTAATCGCCACGGTGCGCCCATTGCCGCCCGGAAGCGGTATCCGCTTTGCCGCCGGCGACGGCGTCGGGACCGTCACCAAGCCCGGCCTGCCCCTCGGCGTCGGCGAGCCGGCGATCAACCCGGTCCCGCGGCAGATGATGACCCGTGAAGTGGAGACGCTCTGCGCCGAATACGGCCTGCCGGCCGATGTCGAAATCACCGTCTCCATCCCCGGCGGCGAGGAGATCGCCAAGCAGACCTGGAACCCGCGCCTCGGCATCCTCGGCGGGCTTTCCGTGCTGGGGACGACCGGCATCGTGCATCCGTTCTCTTGCGCTGCCTGGATCCACTCGATCCATCGAGGCATCGACGTCGCCCGCGCCGAAGGAATCACCCACGTGCTCGGCGCCACCGGCTCGACATCGGAGAAGACCGCTCAGGACCTGTACGGCCTGCCCGAAGGAGCTCTGCTCGACATGGGCGATTTCGCCGGCGGCCTGCTCAAATATTTGCGCGTCCACCCTGTGCCGCGGCTGACGATTGCAGGCGGCTTCGCCAAGATGGCAAAGCTCGCGCAGGGCGCACTCGACCTCCATTCGTCCCGCAGCCAGGTCGACAATAGCTATTTTCTTTCACTAGCTTGTACGGAAAACCTGAGTCAATCTGTCAGGAAGAAAATAGAAGACTCCAACACGGCTCTCGAAGTCCGCGAAATCCTCCGGAACGAGGGGATCGACATCGCAACCGTCGTCGCCGCCGACGCCCGAAAGGCAGCGCTCGACGTGCTGCGCGGCGCGCCGGTCGAGGTCGACATCGTCGTCACCGACAGGGAAGGCAATATCCTTGGCCGCGCCGGCTGA
- a CDS encoding GFA family protein, producing the protein MAVESNVTEGSCRCGQVRLKAHGRPMLTMACHCTGCQKMTASAFSLSALYPQDAVEVSGLEPVIGGLHGELHHYCCPYCMSWLFTRAEMMGPFVNLRATMLDDARGFRPFIETYTSEMLPWATTPAKHSFEKFPPMETFAGLIAEFAGAGA; encoded by the coding sequence ATGGCGGTCGAAAGTAACGTGACGGAAGGTAGTTGCCGCTGCGGACAGGTGCGCCTCAAGGCGCACGGCAGGCCGATGCTGACCATGGCCTGCCATTGCACGGGCTGCCAGAAGATGACCGCCAGCGCCTTCTCGCTGAGTGCGCTCTATCCGCAGGACGCAGTGGAGGTATCCGGACTGGAGCCGGTCATCGGCGGGCTCCACGGCGAGCTGCACCACTATTGCTGCCCCTATTGCATGAGCTGGCTGTTCACCCGCGCCGAGATGATGGGGCCGTTCGTCAATCTGCGCGCGACCATGCTGGACGATGCGCGCGGTTTCCGCCCGTTCATCGAGACCTACACGAGCGAGATGCTGCCCTGGGCGACGACGCCGGCAAAGCACAGCTTCGAGAAATTCCCGCCGATGGAGACCTTTGCCGGGCTGATCGCGGAATTCGCCGGAGCCGGCGCCTGA
- the cobM gene encoding precorrin-4 C(11)-methyltransferase, translated as MTVYFIGAGPGAPDLITVRGLRLIERCPVCLYAGSLVPEEIVKAAPEGAIVKDTAPMHLDAIVAEMEAAHARGEDVARVHSGDPSIYGAIAEQMRRLDALGIPYDVVPGVPAFAATAARLKTELTLPEIAQTIIITRTEMKASSMPEFETLEILGKSRATLAIHLSIRNLPHIREVLTPYYGEDCPVVVAYRSTWPDEQFIRTTLKDMQAAVREAKITRTALIMVGKVFGSVEFRDSDLYNSQFSHVLRNVGKKKKQVAG; from the coding sequence ATGACCGTCTATTTCATCGGGGCAGGGCCGGGGGCTCCCGACCTCATCACCGTCCGGGGTCTCAGGCTGATCGAGCGTTGCCCGGTTTGCCTCTATGCGGGTTCGCTGGTCCCGGAGGAGATCGTCAAGGCGGCGCCCGAAGGCGCGATCGTCAAAGATACCGCGCCGATGCATCTCGATGCGATCGTCGCCGAGATGGAGGCTGCGCATGCCCGCGGTGAGGATGTCGCCCGCGTCCACTCCGGCGATCCGTCGATCTACGGCGCTATCGCCGAACAGATGCGCCGGCTCGATGCACTCGGCATCCCCTATGACGTGGTGCCGGGCGTGCCGGCGTTTGCCGCGACCGCGGCCCGGCTCAAGACGGAACTGACGCTGCCCGAGATCGCCCAGACGATCATCATCACCCGCACCGAGATGAAGGCGTCCTCGATGCCGGAGTTCGAGACGCTGGAAATCCTCGGGAAATCGCGGGCGACGCTCGCAATCCACCTGTCGATCCGCAACCTGCCGCACATCCGCGAGGTTCTCACGCCCTATTACGGCGAGGATTGCCCGGTGGTGGTCGCCTACCGCTCGACCTGGCCCGACGAACAGTTCATCCGCACGACGCTCAAGGACATGCAGGCGGCGGTGCGCGAGGCGAAGATCACCCGCACGGCCCTCATCATGGTCGGCAAGGTCTTCGGCTCGGTCGAGTTCCGCGACAGCGATCTCTATAATTCGCAGTTCAGCCACGTGCTGCGCAATGTCGGCAAGAAGAAAAAGCAGGTGGCCGGCTGA
- a CDS encoding ArsR/SmtB family transcription factor: protein MDEDALSRILKAAGDTTRRQILTLLVQEGALRVTALAAHFDMSLNSVSKHIKVLEEAGLVTRRTMGREHFIAAELEPLKLTESWFAQLKSIWELRLTALENALVSEENDHERT from the coding sequence ATGGACGAAGACGCTCTGTCACGCATACTGAAAGCCGCCGGTGACACCACACGGCGACAAATCTTGACGCTGCTCGTTCAGGAAGGGGCGTTGAGAGTGACCGCGCTCGCCGCCCATTTCGACATGTCGCTGAATTCCGTCTCGAAGCATATCAAGGTGCTGGAGGAGGCGGGACTGGTCACCCGCCGGACGATGGGCCGCGAGCATTTCATCGCGGCCGAGCTCGAACCGCTGAAGCTCACCGAGAGCTGGTTCGCGCAACTGAAGTCCATCTGGGAGTTGCGCCTGACGGCGCTGGAAAATGCACTCGTTTCAGAGGAAAACGACCATGAGCGAACTTGA
- a CDS encoding SRPBCC family protein, translating into MSELELTVSRTIAASRDRVFNAWLSPATLSKVMRPPGTTSGAAKVTNDPVKGGRFSIVMKTPEKEIPHAGTYLEIDPYSRLSFTWESPFSQDDSVVTIDFSEPEPGMTDITLKQVKFRSEEARLGHIQGWTAILGCLAETIA; encoded by the coding sequence ATGAGCGAACTTGAACTGACGGTAAGCCGCACGATCGCTGCCTCGCGCGACAGGGTCTTCAATGCCTGGCTGTCGCCGGCCACTCTTTCGAAAGTCATGCGGCCGCCGGGCACCACGAGCGGGGCGGCGAAGGTGACCAATGATCCGGTCAAGGGCGGCCGTTTCTCGATCGTCATGAAGACGCCGGAAAAGGAAATCCCGCACGCCGGCACCTATCTCGAGATCGATCCTTACTCGCGCCTTTCCTTCACCTGGGAATCGCCGTTCTCGCAGGACGACAGCGTCGTTACGATCGACTTCTCAGAACCGGAACCCGGGATGACGGACATCACCCTGAAACAGGTGAAGTTTCGCAGTGAGGAGGCGCGCCTCGGTCACATCCAGGGATGGACCGCGATCCTCGGCTGTCTCGCAGAGACGATCGCCTGA
- the cobJ gene encoding precorrin-3B C(17)-methyltransferase — protein MSELNTPAVVILSDKALDLGRRIALAIGGELHGARARVSSADRLFDDVKAHLAGLFAEGRPIVAVMASGAVIRLLAPFLSDKQVEPPVLSVSEDGASVVPLLGGHHGANDLARAIAGALDAHAAVTTAGDLRFGIALDEPPAGYVLANPENAKAVMAELVAGAKAKLAVSSPRRGEGGAIAPGEGAAPDKSSLLSPSSGPSDHLLPVGEKGRAPLAAWLLSSRIPFADDGMVTLTVTDRPKNAGPLELVYHPKTLVLGIGCERHASTDEAIALAEKALTECGLARESLAAVASIDVKADEAAVHAAAAHFGVPARFFDAATLEAEAPRLRNPSEVVFAEVGCHGVAEGAALAAVGPAGELVVEKIKSKGATAAIARVPAIVDPETIGRARGKLFVVGIGPGADQWRSPEVSAMVSASTDLVGYSLYLDLLGPLAEGKARHDFDLGKEEARVVRAMELAGEGRTVALVCSGDAGIYAMATLVFELFDKGGISDAAHRIEVQVSPGISALQAAAARIGAPLGHDFCTISLSDLLTPWEHIQRRVTAAGEGDFVIAFYNPVSMKRRTQLAWAREKLLEYRPATTPVILATNLGRPGEHVRTVPLGALNVDDVDMLTVVVVGSSESRTVTTGDGKTWVYTPRGYSGKADTGMAKAGA, from the coding sequence ATGAGCGAACTGAACACACCGGCCGTCGTCATCCTGTCGGACAAGGCCCTCGATCTCGGCCGGCGCATCGCGCTTGCAATCGGGGGCGAACTGCACGGCGCCCGCGCGCGCGTCTCGTCCGCCGATCGCCTGTTCGACGACGTGAAGGCGCATCTGGCGGGGCTCTTCGCCGAAGGCCGGCCGATCGTCGCGGTGATGGCGTCCGGCGCCGTCATTCGCCTTCTCGCGCCGTTTCTCTCCGACAAGCAGGTGGAGCCGCCGGTGCTCTCTGTCTCCGAGGACGGTGCCTCGGTCGTGCCCCTCCTCGGCGGCCATCACGGCGCCAACGATCTGGCGCGGGCGATTGCAGGCGCACTTGATGCCCATGCGGCCGTGACCACCGCCGGCGACCTCCGGTTCGGGATCGCACTGGACGAACCGCCGGCCGGCTATGTGCTCGCCAATCCGGAGAACGCTAAGGCGGTGATGGCCGAACTGGTGGCGGGGGCGAAGGCGAAGCTCGCTGTCTCCTCTCCCCGGCGGGGAGAGGGTGGCGCGATAGCGCCGGGTGAGGGGGCGGCACCCGACAAGTCCAGCCTTTTGTCCCCCTCATCCGGTCCTTCGGACCACCTTCTCCCCGTCGGGGAGAAGGGAAGGGCGCCGCTCGCCGCCTGGCTTCTCTCCTCGCGCATCCCCTTCGCGGACGACGGGATGGTGACATTGACCGTCACCGACCGGCCGAAGAACGCAGGCCCGCTGGAGCTCGTCTACCATCCGAAGACGCTGGTGCTCGGCATCGGCTGCGAGCGGCATGCCTCCACCGACGAGGCGATTGCGCTCGCCGAAAAGGCCCTTACAGAATGCGGACTGGCGCGGGAGAGCCTCGCAGCCGTCGCCTCGATCGACGTCAAGGCGGACGAGGCGGCGGTGCATGCGGCCGCGGCGCATTTCGGCGTGCCGGCTCGTTTCTTCGACGCCGCGACGCTGGAGGCGGAAGCGCCCCGGCTCAGGAACCCGTCCGAGGTCGTTTTCGCCGAGGTCGGCTGCCACGGCGTTGCCGAAGGGGCGGCGCTCGCGGCCGTCGGGCCGGCCGGGGAACTCGTCGTCGAAAAGATCAAGTCGAAGGGTGCTACGGCCGCAATCGCCCGTGTGCCGGCGATAGTCGATCCCGAAACCATCGGCCGTGCACGCGGAAAGCTCTTTGTCGTTGGCATCGGCCCCGGTGCCGACCAGTGGCGCTCGCCCGAGGTCTCGGCGATGGTTTCCGCCTCGACCGACCTCGTCGGCTATTCGCTCTATCTCGACCTGCTCGGTCCGCTCGCGGAAGGCAAGGCACGCCACGATTTCGATCTCGGCAAGGAGGAGGCGCGCGTCGTGCGGGCCATGGAACTCGCCGGCGAGGGGCGGACGGTGGCGCTGGTCTGCTCGGGCGACGCCGGCATCTACGCGATGGCGACGCTGGTCTTCGAACTTTTCGACAAGGGCGGCATTTCGGACGCCGCGCACCGGATCGAGGTGCAGGTCTCGCCCGGCATTTCGGCGTTGCAGGCGGCGGCGGCACGCATCGGTGCGCCGCTCGGCCACGATTTCTGCACCATCTCGCTCTCCGACCTGCTGACGCCGTGGGAGCACATCCAGCGGCGCGTGACGGCGGCGGGTGAGGGCGATTTCGTCATCGCCTTCTACAATCCGGTGTCGATGAAGCGCCGCACGCAGCTTGCCTGGGCGCGCGAAAAGCTGCTGGAATACCGTCCGGCCACCACACCGGTGATCCTCGCCACCAATCTCGGGCGCCCCGGTGAGCACGTCCGCACCGTGCCGCTCGGCGCACTGAACGTCGATGACGTCGATATGCTGACGGTCGTCGTCGTCGGCTCGTCGGAAAGCCGCACGGTCACGACCGGCGACGGCAAGACCTGGGTTTACACGCCGCGCGGCTATTCGGGGAAGGCGGATACGGGGATGGCGAAAGCTGGTGCCTGA
- the cobA gene encoding uroporphyrinogen-III C-methyltransferase, translating to MTEFPFSDLPAIEPGHVWLAGAGPGDPGLLTLLAAKALGEADVIVHDALVNEECLKLARSGATLEYAGKRGGKPSAKQRDISLRLVELAKSGLKVLRLKGGDPFVFGRGGEEALTLIEHGVPFRIVPGITAGIGGLAYAGIPVTHREINHAVTFLTGHDSSGLVPDRIDWQAIAKGSPVIVMYMAMKHIGRISEQLIAGGRRVSEPVAFVCDAATASQKVLETTLGEAEQAVAASGFEPPAIVVVGEVVRLRPSLDWLGALSGRKLVGDPFAGDNRKDTA from the coding sequence ATGACTGAATTTCCGTTTTCCGATCTGCCGGCGATCGAGCCCGGTCATGTCTGGCTGGCCGGCGCCGGCCCCGGCGATCCGGGCCTTTTGACGCTGCTCGCGGCAAAGGCGCTCGGCGAGGCCGACGTCATCGTCCACGACGCGCTGGTCAACGAGGAATGCCTGAAGCTCGCACGTTCCGGTGCGACGCTAGAATATGCCGGCAAGCGCGGCGGAAAGCCTTCCGCCAAACAGCGCGACATCTCGCTGCGGCTGGTGGAGCTTGCGAAATCGGGCCTCAAGGTGCTGCGCCTCAAGGGTGGCGATCCCTTCGTTTTCGGCCGCGGCGGCGAGGAGGCGCTGACGCTGATCGAGCACGGCGTTCCGTTCCGGATCGTGCCCGGCATCACCGCCGGGATCGGCGGGCTCGCCTATGCCGGAATTCCGGTCACGCACCGGGAGATCAATCACGCCGTCACCTTCCTCACCGGTCATGATTCCTCCGGCCTCGTTCCGGACCGGATCGACTGGCAAGCGATCGCCAAAGGCTCGCCTGTGATCGTCATGTACATGGCGATGAAGCATATCGGACGCATTTCCGAACAACTGATTGCCGGTGGCCGCCGCGTGTCGGAGCCCGTCGCCTTCGTCTGCGATGCGGCGACGGCCTCGCAGAAGGTGCTGGAAACGACGCTCGGCGAGGCGGAGCAGGCGGTCGCTGCCTCCGGTTTCGAGCCGCCTGCCATCGTCGTCGTCGGCGAGGTCGTGCGCCTGAGACCGTCGCTCGATTGGCTCGGGGCGCTTTCCGGCCGCAAGCTCGTCGGTGATCCTTTTGCCGGCGATAATCGGAAGGATACGGCATGA
- a CDS encoding DUF1905 domain-containing protein has protein sequence MERAEGWDFEAELWEYKGKGAWHFVTLPPEVGFAIRCASEGRRPGWGMVAVTAEIGDVAFKTSVFPDKAAESYLLPVKAAVRKAARVKAGDTLRVRIVLQR, from the coding sequence ATGGAACGCGCGGAGGGGTGGGACTTCGAGGCCGAGCTTTGGGAGTACAAAGGCAAGGGTGCATGGCACTTCGTCACCCTTCCGCCCGAGGTCGGTTTCGCGATCCGCTGCGCGAGTGAAGGTCGTCGCCCCGGCTGGGGCATGGTGGCGGTGACGGCGGAAATCGGCGACGTCGCCTTCAAGACCTCGGTCTTTCCCGACAAGGCCGCGGAAAGCTATCTCCTCCCGGTCAAGGCCGCGGTCCGCAAGGCGGCACGGGTGAAGGCCGGCGACACGCTGAGGGTCCGGATCGTTCTCCAACGGTGA
- the cbiE gene encoding precorrin-6y C5,15-methyltransferase (decarboxylating) subunit CbiE gives MTRRWLTIIGVGDNGLESLTSEAQALLWQAETIVLGERLDGVLEGGHLPGLKRVLTWSGGFRETLSEVLKLRGTPVTVLATGDPMHFGIGATLRRYVPAEEMAVLPSPSAFSLAAARLGWPLQSVAQISLHGRPLSHLNRHLLPGARILALTSGAETVRDAASLLVRRGFGASVITVLDHMGGPAERMTVMSAEAFAAEAPAISEFNTLAIDCAAEGPLLAPVPGLPDDAFVHDGQLTKREVRAATLSLLAPFPNALLWDVGAGCGSIAVEWLRCGMGAQAVAVEARAERVTMIRTNAETLGVPDLQVVEAPAPEGLEGLEAPDRVFIGGGLTHDGVFDDCWAALKPGGRLVANAVTIEGEARLADLHGFHGGELTRISVSRGAPVGRYCGWKPLMPVTIWSVTKGEGA, from the coding sequence ATGACTAGACGCTGGCTCACCATCATCGGCGTCGGCGACAACGGCCTTGAGAGCCTGACATCCGAAGCGCAGGCCCTGCTCTGGCAGGCCGAGACCATCGTGCTCGGCGAGCGGCTGGACGGCGTGCTCGAAGGTGGTCACCTGCCGGGGCTGAAGCGTGTGCTCACCTGGAGCGGCGGCTTTCGTGAGACGCTGTCGGAAGTGCTGAAGCTACGCGGCACGCCGGTGACGGTGCTCGCGACCGGCGATCCCATGCATTTCGGCATCGGCGCGACGCTGCGGCGCTACGTGCCGGCGGAAGAGATGGCCGTGCTGCCGTCGCCGTCGGCCTTCTCGCTCGCCGCCGCCCGGCTCGGCTGGCCGTTGCAGTCGGTCGCGCAGATCTCGCTCCATGGCCGGCCGCTCTCCCATCTCAACCGGCACCTTCTGCCGGGTGCGCGCATTCTGGCGCTGACGTCGGGGGCGGAAACGGTCCGCGACGCGGCGAGCCTTCTCGTCCGCCGCGGCTTCGGAGCCTCGGTGATCACAGTGCTCGACCATATGGGCGGTCCCGCAGAGCGGATGACGGTGATGAGCGCCGAGGCTTTTGCGGCGGAGGCGCCGGCGATTTCGGAGTTCAACACGCTGGCGATCGACTGCGCCGCCGAAGGGCCGCTTCTCGCGCCTGTACCCGGACTGCCGGACGATGCCTTCGTGCATGACGGCCAGTTGACCAAGCGCGAGGTGAGGGCGGCGACGCTCTCGCTGCTCGCGCCCTTTCCGAATGCGCTTCTCTGGGATGTCGGTGCCGGCTGCGGCTCGATTGCGGTCGAGTGGCTGCGTTGCGGCATGGGCGCTCAGGCCGTGGCGGTCGAGGCCCGCGCCGAGCGGGTGACGATGATCCGCACCAATGCCGAGACGCTCGGTGTTCCGGACCTGCAGGTGGTCGAGGCGCCCGCCCCGGAGGGGCTCGAAGGGCTCGAAGCGCCGGACCGCGTCTTCATCGGCGGCGGCCTGACCCACGACGGCGTCTTCGACGATTGCTGGGCAGCACTGAAACCCGGCGGCCGGCTGGTCGCCAATGCGGTGACGATCGAAGGCGAGGCGAGGCTTGCGGACCTGCACGGTTTTCACGGCGGCGAACTCACCCGCATTTCGGTGTCGCGCGGCGCGCCGGTCGGGCGCTATTGCGGCTGGAAGCCTCTGATGCCGGTTACCATCTGGTCGGTGACGAAGGGGGAGGGCGCGTGA
- the cobI gene encoding precorrin-2 C(20)-methyltransferase, producing the protein MTGKLYGLGLGPGDPELLTLKAHRILTSVPVIAYPAPDTGSSFARQIAAPYLSFHQVEVPIIVPMRVERFPAKETYDEAAETLARHLESGLDVAVLCEGDPFFYGSFMYLFERLAGRFATEIVPGVSSMMASAAALGRPLAARNDVLSVVPGPLDDDTMRARIEAAGAVAIIKVGRHFSRIRALIRTMGLEAAAGYVERVSLAEQRVLPLAEVGEDVAPYFSMILIYKGGEGWNAGLSPRTSNGMPS; encoded by the coding sequence ATGACCGGCAAGCTCTACGGCCTCGGCCTCGGCCCCGGCGATCCCGAACTCCTGACGCTGAAGGCACACCGCATCCTGACCTCGGTTCCGGTGATCGCCTATCCGGCACCCGATACAGGGTCAAGCTTCGCCCGGCAGATCGCAGCCCCCTATCTGAGTTTCCACCAGGTGGAGGTTCCGATTATCGTGCCCATGCGGGTCGAGCGTTTCCCCGCGAAGGAAACCTACGACGAGGCGGCCGAGACACTGGCGCGACATCTCGAAAGCGGCCTCGACGTCGCGGTTCTCTGCGAGGGCGATCCCTTCTTCTATGGTTCGTTCATGTATCTCTTCGAGCGTCTTGCCGGCCGGTTCGCCACAGAGATCGTGCCCGGCGTCTCCTCGATGATGGCTTCGGCGGCTGCCCTCGGGCGGCCGCTTGCCGCGCGCAACGACGTGCTGAGCGTCGTGCCGGGCCCGCTCGACGACGATACCATGCGCGCCCGCATCGAGGCGGCGGGTGCGGTGGCGATCATCAAGGTCGGCCGGCACTTTTCCCGCATCCGGGCGCTGATCCGCACCATGGGGCTTGAAGCCGCCGCCGGTTACGTCGAGCGCGTGAGCCTTGCCGAACAGCGCGTCCTGCCGCTCGCCGAAGTCGGCGAGGACGTCGCCCCTTATTTTTCGATGATCCTGATCTACAAGGGCGGGGAGGGCTGGAACGCCGGCCTCTCGCCGCGGACCTCAAACGGAATGCCCTCATGA